One Leucobacter muris DNA segment encodes these proteins:
- a CDS encoding zinc ribbon domain-containing protein YjdM, with translation MSENEQPGLPPCPECASEYAYESGALLVCPMCGHEWAAAEAAEGGTDAGEGSRSVRDAVGNVLSDGDSVTLVKSVKVSGGGGGTIKAGTKVSGIRLISDGVGDHDIDARVPGFGKLQLKSSVVKRAN, from the coding sequence ATGAGCGAGAACGAGCAGCCCGGCCTGCCCCCGTGCCCCGAGTGCGCGAGTGAGTACGCCTACGAGTCCGGGGCGCTGCTCGTGTGCCCGATGTGCGGCCACGAGTGGGCCGCAGCCGAGGCAGCCGAGGGAGGAACGGACGCCGGCGAGGGATCGCGGTCCGTGCGCGACGCCGTCGGCAACGTGCTCTCCGACGGCGACTCCGTGACCCTCGTGAAGAGCGTCAAGGTGTCGGGCGGCGGCGGAGGCACCATCAAGGCCGGCACGAAGGTGAGCGGGATCCGGCTCATCTCCGACGGCGTCGGAGATCACGACATCGACGCCCGCGTGCCCGGTTTCGGCAAGCTGCAGCTCAAGTCGAGCGTCGTCAAGCGCGCGAACTGA
- a CDS encoding VOC family protein, which translates to MSTSIRTTRHVYALDCPDAAALAQFYARLLGWRTSSSEDDPGWVDVIPREGESTGFAIACQRVPDHRAPDWPDGPIPQQAHLDLYVDSIAEADPVAEAAGATRHPVQPSEDGTFAVFLDPAGHPFCLCEN; encoded by the coding sequence ATGAGCACCTCCATCCGCACCACCCGCCACGTGTACGCCCTCGACTGCCCCGACGCCGCAGCCCTCGCGCAGTTCTACGCGCGCCTGCTCGGCTGGCGCACGAGCTCCTCGGAAGACGACCCGGGATGGGTCGACGTGATTCCGCGGGAGGGCGAGAGCACCGGCTTCGCGATCGCCTGCCAGCGGGTGCCCGATCACCGGGCGCCCGACTGGCCGGACGGCCCGATCCCGCAGCAGGCCCACCTCGACCTCTACGTCGACTCGATCGCCGAGGCCGACCCCGTAGCGGAGGCGGCGGGCGCCACCCGCCACCCCGTGCAGCCGAGCGAGGACGGCACCTTCGCGGTGTTCCTCGATCCAGCCGGCCACCCGTTCTGCCTCTGCGAGAACTGA
- a CDS encoding peptide ABC transporter substrate-binding protein: protein MKRSKIGFGFVALAAAGALALSGCASGGGSNGGGDAGAGIITVNNTEPQKGLIPADTTEVGGGKVVDALWEGLVYYDADGVTQMGVAESIESDDNITWTVNLRDDAVFSDGTPVLAHNFVDAWNYAANIDNAMGNQYFFSAIKGFSETEPVEALEGLKVIDDHTFTIEATPDFPDRLGYSAYYPLPDVAFEDMEAFGQNPIGNGLYKLDGEGAWKHDESISLVKNDTYVGPREVSNEGIDFKVYASLDAAYTDLLAGNLDVLDQIPDTSFAVFEDELGDRAINQAGALTTTLAISTSLPHFGMDEEGKLRRAALSMAVDREEIIDVIFEGTNLPAVDFTSPVVDGFADDLAGKEKLEFNLDEAKKLWAEADAISPFEGTVEVATNSDGPHQVWIEAVANQWATNLGISAAPKLYPTFAAFLDDREADVVGGPFRAGWQGDYPGAYNYMQPLYYTGASSNHGFYANPAFDAKLDEAINAASHEERNEKLNEAQEILLEDMPSIPLWYQGTTGGYSEGVDNVVFGWNSVPIFNEITKN, encoded by the coding sequence GTGAAGCGATCAAAGATTGGCTTCGGGTTCGTCGCACTGGCGGCAGCGGGCGCGCTCGCGCTGTCCGGCTGCGCGTCCGGCGGCGGATCGAACGGCGGCGGCGATGCCGGCGCAGGCATCATCACCGTCAACAACACCGAGCCCCAGAAGGGCCTGATCCCCGCCGACACGACCGAGGTCGGCGGCGGCAAAGTCGTCGACGCGCTCTGGGAGGGCCTCGTCTACTACGACGCCGACGGCGTGACGCAGATGGGCGTCGCCGAGTCGATCGAGTCCGACGACAACATCACCTGGACCGTGAACCTGCGCGACGACGCCGTCTTCTCGGACGGCACCCCCGTGCTCGCCCACAACTTCGTCGACGCGTGGAACTACGCCGCGAACATCGACAACGCCATGGGCAACCAGTACTTCTTCAGCGCGATCAAGGGCTTCAGCGAGACCGAGCCGGTCGAGGCGCTCGAGGGTCTCAAGGTGATCGACGACCACACCTTCACCATCGAGGCGACCCCCGACTTCCCGGACCGCCTGGGCTACTCGGCCTACTACCCGCTGCCCGACGTCGCCTTCGAGGACATGGAGGCGTTCGGCCAGAACCCGATCGGCAACGGCCTCTACAAGCTCGACGGCGAGGGCGCCTGGAAGCACGACGAGTCGATCAGCCTCGTCAAGAACGACACCTACGTGGGCCCCCGCGAGGTGAGCAACGAGGGCATCGATTTCAAGGTCTACGCCTCGCTCGACGCCGCCTACACCGACCTGCTCGCCGGCAACCTCGACGTGCTCGACCAGATCCCCGACACCTCGTTCGCGGTGTTCGAGGACGAGCTGGGCGACCGCGCCATCAACCAGGCCGGCGCGCTGACCACCACCCTCGCCATCTCGACCAGCCTGCCGCACTTCGGCATGGACGAAGAGGGCAAGCTGCGCCGCGCCGCGCTCTCGATGGCCGTCGATCGCGAAGAGATCATCGACGTGATCTTCGAGGGCACCAACCTGCCCGCGGTCGACTTCACCTCGCCCGTGGTCGACGGCTTCGCCGACGACCTCGCCGGCAAGGAGAAGCTCGAGTTCAACCTCGACGAGGCCAAGAAGCTGTGGGCCGAGGCCGACGCCATCAGCCCCTTCGAGGGCACCGTCGAGGTCGCGACCAACTCGGACGGCCCGCACCAGGTGTGGATCGAAGCTGTGGCCAACCAGTGGGCGACCAACCTGGGCATCTCGGCCGCGCCGAAGCTCTACCCGACCTTCGCGGCATTCCTCGACGACCGCGAGGCCGACGTGGTGGGCGGTCCGTTCCGTGCCGGCTGGCAGGGCGACTACCCGGGTGCGTACAACTACATGCAGCCCCTCTACTACACCGGCGCCAGCTCGAACCACGGCTTCTACGCGAACCCCGCGTTCGACGCGAAGCTCGATGAGGCGATCAACGCCGCGAGCCACGAGGAGCGCAACGAGAAGCTGAACGAGGCGCAGGAGATCCTGCTCGAGGACATGCCCTCGATCCCGCTGTGGTACCAGGGCACCACCGGCGGTTACAGCGAGGGCGTCGACAACGTCGTCTTCGGCTGGAACTCGGTGCCGATCTTCAACGAGATCACCAAGAACTAA
- a CDS encoding homocysteine S-methyltransferase family protein, giving the protein MTSTGTTGASATRLGLADGGIETALTERLGQRLPEFAAFTLLDSVEGREALREYYRPFLRLAVEHGRPIVLDTPTWRSNTDWGERLGYDQQALDAVNADAVALLRELVEDECGDSIEAVVNGCVGPRFDDHYIEGRRMTAAEAEAYHAPQVNALAEAGADRVTAVTTLDAAEGIGVVRAAQSARIPVAVSFVVGEDGLLADGSTLAEAIAAVDAQTEAGAIGFLVNCAHPTAVAEGLEVCGASPELSRLIGFRLNAAHDGDEGPGDGPESFAELEAGLRELAPNASIFGGCCGTDTPHIAALASRLA; this is encoded by the coding sequence ATGACGAGTACGGGTACGACGGGAGCATCCGCGACCAGGCTGGGTCTGGCCGACGGCGGCATCGAGACGGCGCTGACCGAGCGGCTGGGGCAGCGACTGCCTGAGTTCGCGGCGTTCACACTGCTCGACTCGGTCGAGGGGCGGGAGGCGCTGCGCGAGTACTATCGCCCGTTCCTGCGCCTGGCGGTCGAGCACGGTCGCCCCATCGTGCTCGACACCCCCACTTGGCGATCCAACACCGACTGGGGCGAGCGCCTCGGCTACGATCAGCAGGCGCTCGACGCCGTGAACGCCGACGCCGTGGCGCTGCTGCGAGAGCTCGTCGAAGACGAGTGCGGCGACTCGATCGAGGCCGTCGTGAACGGCTGCGTCGGCCCGCGGTTCGACGATCACTACATCGAGGGCCGTCGCATGACGGCCGCCGAGGCCGAGGCCTATCACGCCCCGCAGGTGAACGCCCTGGCCGAGGCCGGCGCCGACCGAGTGACGGCCGTGACGACACTCGACGCCGCCGAAGGCATCGGAGTGGTGCGCGCGGCGCAGAGTGCGCGCATCCCCGTGGCGGTGTCGTTCGTGGTCGGCGAGGACGGGTTGCTGGCCGACGGCAGCACTCTCGCCGAGGCCATCGCCGCCGTCGACGCGCAGACCGAGGCCGGTGCGATCGGCTTCCTCGTGAACTGCGCGCACCCCACGGCCGTAGCCGAGGGTCTCGAGGTGTGCGGCGCGAGCCCCGAGCTCTCCCGCCTGATCGGGTTTCGCCTCAATGCCGCTCACGACGGCGACGAGGGCCCCGGCGACGGACCCGAGTCGTTCGCCGAGCTCGAGGCCGGCCTGCGAGAGCTCGCCCCCAACGCGAGCATCTTCGGCGGCTGCTGCGGCACCGACACCCCGCACATCGCGGCCCTCGCATCCCGGCTGGCCTAG
- a CDS encoding VOC family protein, with protein sequence MPHSLATYIALPGTTGEAMEHWHEVFGGELEILRYGDMPPMEGMPFTPDPRAVAHSTLVLPRGAGVIAGGDSMDDGTDYPVRGTAYSLLYTTDTPDEAQGLIQKLIDGGGATGMPFEQAPWGDWYGQVFDRFGVMWAFSCERA encoded by the coding sequence ATGCCGCACTCACTCGCAACGTATATCGCACTGCCGGGCACGACCGGCGAGGCCATGGAGCACTGGCACGAGGTCTTCGGCGGTGAGCTGGAGATCCTGAGATACGGCGACATGCCCCCGATGGAGGGCATGCCGTTCACGCCCGACCCGCGAGCGGTGGCCCACTCGACGCTCGTGCTGCCCCGCGGTGCGGGGGTGATCGCGGGCGGCGACTCGATGGACGACGGCACCGACTACCCGGTGCGCGGCACCGCCTACTCGCTGCTCTACACGACCGACACGCCCGATGAGGCGCAGGGGCTGATCCAGAAGCTCATCGACGGCGGCGGAGCGACGGGCATGCCGTTCGAACAGGCTCCCTGGGGCGACTGGTACGGCCAGGTGTTCGACCGCTTCGGCGTGATGTGGGCGTTCTCCTGCGAGCGCGCCTGA
- a CDS encoding alpha/beta fold hydrolase, which yields MTAETRPRVHSVVVGDAATEPRRRVVFLHGLFGRGKNLMRIAAGLEPEARSLLVDLPNHGRSAWTDTFDYVEIADLVAEHLRAFAAEGGADAAERAPLGNGRGAGSGGPAADDARVDVVGHSMGGKVAMVLALRHPELVRRLVVIDIAPIASGSSRGEFRHLLDALAAVDLAAVERRTDADAALRAAIPEYGVRGFLLQNLRRGDHGFEWEPNLRLLREQLSAVMGFPDLVGHRFTGPVLWIGGERSDYISDEDAPVMRALFPRTVRMTVRGAGHWVHSEKPDEVITALRTFLLSDPDRD from the coding sequence GTGACTGCCGAGACTCGACCCCGCGTGCACTCCGTCGTCGTCGGCGATGCCGCGACCGAGCCGCGCCGCCGCGTGGTGTTCCTGCACGGCCTCTTCGGTCGCGGCAAGAACCTGATGCGGATCGCCGCCGGCCTCGAACCGGAGGCGCGCAGCCTGCTGGTCGACCTGCCGAACCACGGCCGGTCGGCGTGGACCGACACCTTCGACTACGTCGAGATCGCCGACCTCGTCGCGGAGCATCTGCGGGCGTTCGCGGCGGAGGGCGGCGCGGATGCAGCTGAGAGGGCCCCGCTCGGGAACGGCCGCGGCGCGGGATCCGGCGGCCCAGCGGCGGACGACGCCCGCGTCGACGTGGTGGGGCACTCGATGGGCGGCAAGGTGGCGATGGTGCTCGCGCTGCGCCACCCCGAGCTGGTGCGCCGGCTCGTGGTGATCGACATCGCACCCATCGCCTCGGGATCGTCGCGCGGGGAGTTCCGCCACCTGCTCGACGCGCTCGCCGCGGTCGACCTCGCCGCGGTCGAGCGCCGCACGGACGCCGATGCGGCCCTGCGGGCGGCGATCCCCGAGTACGGGGTGCGCGGCTTCCTGCTGCAGAACCTGCGCCGCGGCGACCACGGCTTCGAGTGGGAGCCGAACCTGCGGCTGCTGCGCGAGCAGCTGTCCGCGGTGATGGGGTTCCCCGACCTCGTGGGGCACCGGTTCACGGGCCCGGTGCTGTGGATCGGGGGCGAGCGCTCCGACTACATCTCGGACGAGGACGCACCGGTGATGCGGGCGCTGTTCCCGCGCACGGTGCGCATGACCGTGCGCGGCGCCGGGCACTGGGTGCACTCCGAGAAGCCCGACGAGGTCATCACGGCCCTGCGCACGTTCCTGCTGAGCGATCCCGACCGCGACTGA
- a CDS encoding DinB family protein: MNPQTVRQETWNGLLREQIDWHWAHQVRARLSGLADDEYFWEPVPDCWSVRPREESRAPVQGGSGSMVIEFAMPEPDPAPFTTIAWRLGHAIVGILAMRNASHFGREPVDYFTYEYADTAEGALRQLEEELARWQAGVESLGEEGLGRPCGDAEGPYAEWSMAGLVLHINRELIHHLSEICLLRDLFLHQRIARDERAEPDERDARDEQAEPEG; encoded by the coding sequence ATGAACCCGCAGACCGTACGGCAGGAGACCTGGAACGGGCTGCTGCGCGAGCAGATCGACTGGCACTGGGCACACCAGGTCAGAGCGCGCCTCTCGGGGCTCGCCGACGACGAGTACTTCTGGGAGCCCGTGCCCGACTGCTGGAGCGTGCGCCCGCGCGAGGAGAGCCGCGCGCCGGTGCAGGGAGGATCCGGATCCATGGTGATCGAGTTCGCCATGCCCGAGCCGGATCCCGCACCCTTCACCACGATCGCCTGGCGGCTGGGGCACGCGATCGTCGGGATCCTCGCGATGCGCAACGCGTCCCACTTCGGCCGCGAGCCCGTCGACTACTTCACCTACGAGTACGCCGACACGGCCGAGGGTGCGCTGCGGCAGCTCGAGGAAGAGCTCGCCCGCTGGCAGGCCGGCGTGGAGTCGCTCGGCGAGGAGGGGCTCGGGCGCCCCTGCGGAGACGCCGAGGGCCCCTACGCGGAGTGGTCGATGGCGGGTCTCGTGCTGCACATCAATCGTGAGCTCATCCACCACCTCTCGGAGATCTGCCTGCTGCGCGACCTCTTCCTGCACCAGAGGATCGCGCGGGACGAGCGGGCAGAACCCGACGAGCGGGATGCCCGGGACGAGCAGGCCGAGCCGGAGGGATGA
- a CDS encoding CPBP family intramembrane glutamic endopeptidase: protein MTDHSSPARLRWELGIVLALSFGASGVYAVVTIIERLTREAALSPQTATINRPLAESPVFDLVYQLLAFVFGLAPVALVIFLLWRDRRPHLAGLGLGRPAPGLTERRPSPLSKRSNGSRGGWWLRETGQGFALAALIGVPGLGFYLFAKGIGINTTVVPTALDAFWWTVPVLVLQALRAALSEELIVVAYFFDRMRRLGVGPVATVVSSALLRGSYHLYQGFGGFIGNVVMGLVFGWAYQRWGRSLPLVVAHWLLDIVSFAGYPLAVALWPALFAA from the coding sequence GTGACGGATCATTCTTCGCCCGCGCGGCTGCGCTGGGAACTCGGCATCGTGCTCGCGCTCTCGTTCGGCGCATCCGGCGTCTACGCGGTGGTGACGATCATCGAGCGGCTGACGCGTGAGGCGGCGCTGTCGCCTCAGACCGCGACGATCAACCGGCCGCTCGCCGAGAGCCCGGTCTTCGACCTGGTCTACCAGCTGCTCGCCTTCGTGTTTGGGCTCGCGCCCGTCGCGCTCGTGATCTTCCTGCTGTGGCGCGATCGCCGGCCGCACCTCGCGGGGCTCGGCCTCGGCAGACCGGCGCCGGGGCTCACCGAGCGTCGCCCCTCGCCGCTGTCGAAGCGCTCGAACGGATCCCGGGGCGGGTGGTGGCTGCGCGAGACCGGCCAAGGCTTCGCGCTGGCCGCGCTCATCGGCGTGCCGGGCCTCGGGTTCTACCTGTTCGCGAAGGGGATCGGGATCAACACGACCGTCGTGCCCACCGCGCTCGACGCGTTCTGGTGGACCGTTCCCGTGCTCGTGCTGCAGGCGCTCAGGGCGGCGCTCAGCGAGGAGCTGATCGTCGTGGCCTATTTCTTCGACCGGATGCGCCGGCTCGGGGTCGGCCCCGTGGCGACGGTCGTCTCGAGCGCGCTGCTGCGCGGCAGCTACCACCTCTACCAGGGCTTCGGCGGCTTCATCGGCAACGTCGTGATGGGCCTCGTCTTCGGCTGGGCGTACCAGCGGTGGGGTCGATCCCTCCCCCTCGTCGTCGCGCACTGGCTGCTCGACATCGTGAGCTTCGCGGGCTATCCCCTGGCCGTCGCGCTCTGGCCCGCTCTGTTCGCCGCCTGA
- a CDS encoding phosphotransferase yields MESEHLPGGSGGVWRRRAPNGEIRVHRPTGPWTPAVHALLAHLHERGLDGIPRVHGIDPDGLEVLDYLPGATLDPETQQASDRALAEAAAWLRRFHDAVRDFRPGAVEWRQGEQDLRDDELICHNDPGLYNWVVADGDFAGMIDWDRAGPGRPIDDLAFLCWSGVPLLREIPVADAARRIALAADAYGRIGAERLLDAVDARMDLIAQRWRAGIERGDPGTIALRESGVMDRHLARVRGFDARREAIRRELERRDG; encoded by the coding sequence GTGGAGAGCGAGCACCTGCCAGGCGGTTCCGGCGGAGTATGGCGCAGGCGCGCCCCGAACGGCGAGATCCGGGTGCACCGCCCCACGGGCCCCTGGACCCCCGCGGTGCACGCGCTGCTCGCGCACCTGCACGAGCGCGGGCTCGACGGCATCCCCCGCGTGCACGGCATCGACCCCGACGGGCTCGAGGTGCTCGACTACCTGCCGGGCGCGACGCTGGACCCCGAGACGCAGCAGGCGAGCGACCGGGCGCTCGCCGAGGCGGCCGCCTGGCTGCGGCGCTTCCACGACGCGGTGCGCGACTTCCGCCCGGGCGCCGTGGAGTGGCGTCAGGGCGAGCAGGATCTGCGCGACGACGAGCTGATCTGCCACAACGACCCCGGCCTCTACAACTGGGTGGTGGCCGACGGCGACTTCGCCGGCATGATCGACTGGGACCGGGCCGGACCCGGCCGCCCCATCGACGACCTCGCCTTCCTCTGCTGGTCGGGGGTGCCCCTGCTGCGCGAGATCCCGGTCGCCGATGCGGCGCGCAGGATCGCGCTCGCCGCCGACGCGTACGGCAGGATCGGGGCGGAGCGACTGCTCGACGCGGTCGACGCGCGCATGGATCTCATCGCTCAGCGCTGGCGGGCGGGCATCGAACGAGGCGACCCCGGCACGATCGCGCTGCGGGAGTCGGGTGTGATGGATCGGCACCTCGCGCGGGTGCGGGGGTTCGATGCCCGCAGGGAGGCGATCCGCCGCGAGTTGGAGAGACGCGACGGATGA
- a CDS encoding DUF4287 domain-containing protein encodes MADATKGPKSYFPSIEAKYGRSIDEWIELLRPHAGEKHMEQVAFLKEQGMGHGHANALVHVFRAEHDGA; translated from the coding sequence ATGGCTGATGCGACGAAGGGGCCGAAGTCGTACTTCCCGTCGATCGAGGCGAAGTACGGCAGGTCGATCGACGAGTGGATCGAGCTCTTGCGCCCTCACGCGGGCGAGAAGCACATGGAGCAGGTCGCGTTCCTCAAGGAGCAGGGGATGGGGCACGGCCACGCGAACGCGCTCGTGCACGTCTTCCGCGCCGAGCACGACGGGGCGTAA
- a CDS encoding maleylpyruvate isomerase N-terminal domain-containing protein, whose protein sequence is MQSDAPDPESTATAARADASRPAAAARAEGDFGAAARWAGSLVAGLGDPDWSAPGLGDWDLRALVGHTSRALLTVEQYLGRPAQREEISGPAEYFRRTRDMPGADPADVHARGVAAGEALGADPAAAFSKIADRVLELVRGAGDPMITCIVGGIRLSDYLPTRTFELVVHGVDIARAAGVDPAPPLPALRSSAVLAAELAVDNGDGARILEALTGRGALERGFTVLG, encoded by the coding sequence ATGCAGAGCGACGCACCAGACCCCGAATCGACGGCGACCGCGGCCCGCGCGGATGCGAGCCGGCCCGCAGCTGCCGCGAGGGCCGAGGGCGACTTCGGCGCGGCCGCCAGGTGGGCGGGCTCCCTCGTGGCGGGTCTCGGCGATCCCGACTGGTCGGCGCCCGGTCTCGGCGACTGGGATCTGCGGGCCCTCGTCGGGCACACCAGCCGCGCGCTCCTCACGGTGGAGCAGTACCTCGGCAGGCCCGCGCAGCGCGAGGAGATCTCGGGCCCCGCCGAATACTTCAGACGCACCCGCGACATGCCCGGCGCCGATCCGGCCGACGTGCACGCCCGCGGAGTGGCCGCGGGCGAAGCGCTCGGCGCGGATCCGGCGGCCGCGTTCTCGAAGATCGCCGATCGGGTGCTCGAGCTCGTACGGGGCGCCGGGGATCCGATGATCACGTGCATCGTGGGCGGGATCCGGCTCAGCGACTATCTGCCCACGCGCACCTTCGAGCTGGTGGTGCACGGCGTCGACATCGCGCGGGCGGCGGGGGTCGATCCGGCCCCTCCGCTGCCCGCGCTCCGGAGCTCGGCGGTACTCGCCGCCGAACTCGCGGTGGACAACGGCGATGGAGCGCGGATCCTGGAGGCGCTGACCGGGCGGGGAGCACTCGAACGCGGCTTCACGGTGCTCGGGTAG
- a CDS encoding YciI family protein, with product MSHYLISFPSSALDWVRDEQLWAEIERTSREVIREAKAAGVYVFGGGLDDTVAPVRIAADGAVSTDLYRETRLLDGGFCVLDLPTREAAEEWAAKLAAGCHCDQELRPFHDDPES from the coding sequence GTGAGCCACTACCTGATCTCGTTTCCGAGCTCGGCACTCGACTGGGTGCGAGACGAGCAGCTGTGGGCCGAGATCGAGCGCACCTCGCGCGAGGTCATCCGCGAGGCGAAGGCGGCCGGAGTCTACGTCTTCGGCGGCGGGCTCGATGACACCGTCGCCCCCGTGAGGATCGCAGCCGACGGTGCGGTCTCCACGGATCTCTACCGCGAGACCCGCCTGCTCGACGGCGGCTTCTGCGTGCTCGACCTGCCGACGCGGGAGGCCGCGGAGGAGTGGGCCGCGAAGCTCGCCGCCGGCTGCCACTGCGACCAGGAGCTGCGCCCGTTCCACGACGACCCAGAATCCTGA